A window of the Garra rufa chromosome 10, GarRuf1.0, whole genome shotgun sequence genome harbors these coding sequences:
- the LOC141343905 gene encoding interferon-induced very large GTPase 1-like — MGPAGRNIVFEEASFPRLGAATTSSVPDTAGMSFEAASAKRFEFIYACLVAMDARSAEAALRRPCFAEGVEALFHGEDNVKPVNNVTPEEGSNSRSAHANRSIAPKHSDFNDSRSHRDPDLTVALFGSTEAVQFGCDNILLGERKLENAKFSIIIPLERKISEHCVSVINMIGSHEIDLEFLDYVIDQVVNENEIHVFIFVVRLGQLTDEDKMGIEWLQRFFGDQVLSFVITLFTYEREEECDTITDDLKNNSVLEQLLEKCGGRYHTCSKNMNNQSEMGGLMNRIKRLFTDNNQQCYTREMFTTLKEPLRDHQSSEYQSGTDTDASLHVSDTSSQLFGSLTQTETEGHRQQLAAQQLIKRLNLESKPQLLAVDFLQSVAQYQFQESCAEGELAQIFLRKLLMMDYRARGLQVKENNEQYHTQQTDSDSLEDVGDAYEDIFQVTAKPAEEMIKADPVHLMDVQMAVFHCADSFLKQLIVTKLSQCQYALPLLIPNPFTQQIEFPLWTFRQINKSWKTTGDTGKNSGKFQPVYKAQTPMVAFFRFGQVSSSKSQLMNSLINEKHNTFFHRNCPGSSRTRVLMDGVVEIAWYCPSGETTDRFTHCVAFCNLHGDAGAHETQLSILTKMASVNVAILPQLDKNDKSMTKIQTFYKDSKPLICLLTDIDSPLTEKRKGKYKIGLKDRNLPIVSEEIRRAINNGLLSTESCSFLRLDHMVKHSNIRVDEADDDDCRKGKEAAQQIMSLLENKDLNEIKESFLPCQGKLWHQWCQMNKELHRPTLGELHKGNNIEKNKSFKQSEMLKIREQQQTSDLSQFIKIFIQKLMSQAGNEVVYFLKWLGILLDDYTTESVSVLHHEYHEKWSTVLSLKKKHDKSQQLAAAQIELERVSEKLQSATFGLEHILREIGQIYESCSSVKKIKKDLMFNFSSFPSLAAEMMIAGFPLELMGGDAAHVPLIWVTAVLDALIQKLGDISVYVLSVLGIQSSGKSTMLNAMFGLQFAVSAGRCTRGAFMQLVRVSEEMKAKLKFDYILVLDSEGLRGLELAGKSTRNHDNEMATFVVGLGNMTLINILGENTAEMQDILQIVVQAFLRMKKIRLSPSCMFVHQNISDVTAKEKNMEGRRQLQEKLDEMTKLAAKEEDCDTEFFSDIIAFDIQNDVKYFAQLWEGSPPMAPPNPDYSRHIQELKETILSKAVKSNGITLLQFRMRINDLWNALLNENFVFSFKNTLEIAVYRKLETKYSDWTWSLRSAMLSVEDKFYNRINNGNIKVEENDLLNEMRKTKEQVQKSVMSYFTEDRDKEFLCQWRGRFETRIDNLHDDLVKGTKRRLDEAIEQKKAREELNRKRTEYENKLFIRSKELALSLRNIGTDELMLKEEFDTMWSKWVTEMTEDTPPLEDLNFWEDVMQILSENHELTFVHERLNQKDYELIDRRSDYCDYIMLKKDPEYSDKTASSKETGKSSSESKGGTLPTQMLMSRKEYLKGAQKQPDKKGLNAKCQSLIRDLIHKIIHETEKITKNSPVGRRGYNDSYIQEITDCVKKSVQQHQSESQSHILKKEFTIDLSLRVCENARHEFTELHKEFRESNDPRLYLKKQKTQYCNVFMNFYRGATATIQSELICSNLEPSILQAVYNESAISLAAHMRSDIEALCENRPNLEKHILKYLAEREDFKHYMKYIHNPRAYFKQFIKFEVKRYFSKQNQNILNIFKENLKQKEQIVSNAMKAATVKVKSKSGDGNMWFRCFTTKLTDELKFTGNSCVDLSEIKDLDFLEKLLSDCLKEKMINLQNSLRSIDDIKMENCRKGPDEILIEHFCQCCWVQCPFCKAICTNTMEDHPGDHSVSLHRNIGLSGWSYRRTTNLAVEICTTAVASNRYFSPNSADDAVPWKEYRKGGFNYANWSITPDFCDLLYWKWFVCRFQKDLERYYNKTFEEDGEIPDEWKLYTKEEALESLEKYMEK; from the exons GATAATGTGAAACCAGTGAATAATGTGACACCAGAAGAAGGGAGTAACTCCAGATCTGCTCATGCAAACAGAAGTATAGCACCCAAACACTCAGACTTCAATGATTCAAGAA GTCACCGTGATCCTGATTTGACTGTTGCATTATTTGGAAGCACTGAGGCAGTCCAGTTTGGATGTGACAACATTCTACTTGGAGAAAGAAAACTTGAAAATGCTAAATTTTCCATTATCATTCCATTAGAGAGGAAGATATCAGAACATTGTGTCTCTGTGATCAACATGATTGGCTCACATGAGATTGATCTTGAATTTCTCGATTATGTTATTGATCAAGtagtaaatgaaaatgaaatccaTGTCTTCATCTTTGTTGTGAGACTGGGTCAGTTAACAGATGAAGATAAAATGGGTATTGAATGGCTACAGAGATTTTTTGGTGATCAAGTTCTTTCATTTGTGATTACCCTCTTCACATATGAGCGAGAGGAAGAGTGTGATACTATAACAGATGACTTGAAGAACAACTCTGTTCTGGAGCAGCTGCTGGAGAAATGTGGAGGACGATATCACACCTGCAGCAAGAACATGAACAACCAATCAGAGATGGGAGGATTAATGAACAGAATCAAGCGTCTGTTCACTGACAATAATCAGCAGTGCTACACCAGAGAAATGTTCACAACTTTAAAGGAACCCTTAAGAGACCACCAAAGCAGTGAATATCAGAGTG GCACAGACACAGATGCAAGCTTACACGTAAGTGACACTAGCTCACAGCTTTTTGGGAGCTTGACCCAAACTGAAACTGAAGGACACAGACAACAG CTTGCAGCACAGCAACTTATTAAAAGACTTAACCTCGAAAGCAAACCCCAACTCCTAGCTGTTGATTTCCTTCAGTCAGTTGCACAATACCAATTCCAAGAGTCTTGTGCGGAGGGCGAGTTGGCTCaaatttttctaagaaaattgcTGATGATGGATTACAGAGCAAGAGGCCTCCAGGTTAAAGAGAACAATGAACAATATCACACACAACAAACAGACAGTGACTCATTGGAGGATGTTGGTGATGCCTATGAGGATATTTTCCAAGTAACTGCCAAACCAGCTGAAGAAATGATAAAAGCAGATCCTGTCCACTTAATGGATGTTCAGATGGCTGTGTTTCATTGTGCTGATAGTTTCCTAAAGCAGCTTATTGTGACTAAACTTTCACAGTGTCAGTATGCGCTGCCTTTGCTTATACCCAATCCATTCACACAACAGATTGAGTTCCCACTCTGGACATTTCGACAAATCAACAAGAGCTGGAAGACAACTGGTGATACAGGAAAAAACTCTGGCAAATTCCAACCAGTCTATAAGGCACAAACTCCAATGGTGGCTTTCTTCAGGTTTGGCCAAGTGTCCTCATCCAAGTCTCAGCTGATGAACAGCCTGATCAATGAGAAACACAACACGTTCTTCCACAGGAACTGCCCAGGCAGCAGCAGAACCAGAGTGCTGATGGATGGAGTGGTGGAGATTGCCTGGTACTGCCCTTCTGGAGAGACAACAGACAGGTTTACTCATTGTGTTGCATTCTGTAACCTCCATGGTGATGCAGGAGCCCATGAAACACAGCTGAGTATTCTGACTAAAATGGCCTCTGTAAATGTTGCTATTTTACCACAACTTGACAAGAATGACAAAAGCATGACTAAGATCCAAACTTTCTACAAGGACTCAAAGCCACTTATCTGCCTTCTTACTGACATTGATTCACCTCTGACCGAAAAACGGAAAGGGAAATACAAAATTGGTTTGAAAGACAGAAATCTTCCAATTGTATCTGAAGAAATCAGAAGAGCTATAAATAATGGGCTCTTGTCTACTGAATCATGTTCATTTTTAAGGCTTGATCATATGGTTAAACACTCCAATATTAGAGTAGATGAGGCTGATGATGACGACTGCAGGAAAGGAAAAGAGGCAGCACAGCAGATTATGAGTTTACTGGAGAATAAAGATCTGAATGAAATCAAAGAATCATTTCTGCCTTGTCAGGGAAAACTGTGGCATCAGTGGTGCCAGATGAATAAAGAACTTCATAGACCGACATTAGGAGAACTACATAAGGGAAACAACATTGAAAAGAAcaaaagttttaagcaatcagaaatgCTGAAAATCCGTGAACAGCAGCAAACATCTGACTTAAGTCAGTTTATCAAAATCTTCATCCAAAAACTGATGTCACAAGCAGGAAATGAGGTAGTATATTTTCTGAAATGGCTTGGTATCCTACTGGATGATTATACCACTGAAAGTGTCTCAGTTCTTCATCATGAGTATCATGAAAAGTGGTCAACAGTCCTAAGCCTTAAAAAGAAACATGATAAATCACAGCAACTGGCAGCTGCACAAATAGAACTTGAGAGAGTTTCTGAGAAACTACAATCTGCAACCTTTGGCTTGGAGCACATACTGAGAGAGATTGGTCAGATATATGAATCATGTTCATctgtaaagaaaataaaaaaagacctaaTGTTTAACTTCTCTTCATTTCCAAGTCTTGCAGCTGAGATGATGATCGCTGGATTTCCATTGGAGCTGATGGGTGGAGATGCTGCCCATGTTCCTCTGATCTGGGTTACTGCTGTTCTTGATGCCCTCATCCAGAAACTGGGAGACATAAGTGTCTATGTGTTGTCCGTTTTAGGGATTCAGAGCTCAGGGAAATCCACCATGTTGAACGCCATGTTTGGACTGCAGTTTGCCGTCAGTGCTGGCAGATGCACCAGAGGAGCCTTCATGCAGCTGGTCAGAGTATCGGAGGAAATGAAAGCAAAGCTAAAGTTTGACTACATTCTGGTCCTTGATTCTGAGGGACTTCGAGGCCTAGAACTGGCCGGAAAATCAACAAGAAATCACGACAATGAAATGGCCACATTTGTTGTTGGTCTTGGAAATATGACATTGATCAACATCCTGGGAGAAAACACAGCTGAGATGCAGGACATTCTTCAGATTGTTGTTCAGGCCTTCCTGAggatgaagaagatcagactgagTCCAAGCTGCATGTTTGTGCATCAGAACATTTCAGATGTTACAGCCAAAGAGAAAAACATGGAGGGAAGGAGGCAACTACAGGAGAAATTGGATGAGATGACGAAACTCGCTGCTAAAGAGGAAGACTGTGATACAGAGTTTTTCAGTGACATCATTGCATTTGACATTCAGAATGATGTGAAGTATTTTGCACAGCTCTGGGAAGGCAGCCCACCAATGGCACCACCAAACCCGGACTACAGCAGACATATTCAGGAGCTGAAGGAGACCATTCTCTCAAAAGCTGTTAAATCTAATGGCATTACACTGTTGCAGTTCAGAATGCGTATTAATGATCTGTGGAATGCACTACTAAATGAAAACTTTGTGTTCAGTTTCAAAAACACACTTGAGATTGCAGTATACAGAAAACTAGAAACTAAGTACAGCGACTGGACGTGGAGCCTCAGAAGCGCCATGTTAAGTGTTGAAGACAAATTCTACAACAGAATTAACAACGGGAACATTAAGGTTGAGGAAAATGACTTGTTGAATGAAATGAGAAAGACAAAAGAGCAAGTTCAAAAGTCAGTGATGTCTTACTTTACTGAAGACAGAGATAAAGAATTTCTGTGTCAGTGGAGAGGCAGATTTGAAACCAGAATCGATAATCTTCATGATGACCTTGTGAAGGGAACAAAACGTAGGTTAGATGAAGCAATTGAACAGAAAAAAGCCAGGGAGGAGCTGAATAGGAAAAGGACAGAGTATGAAAATAAACTTTTCATTCGGAGCAAGGAACTAGCGTTGAGTCTGAGAAATATAGGAACAGATGAACTTATGCTGAAGGAGGAGTTTGACACGATGTGGAGCAAATGGGTCACTGAAATGACTGAAGATACTCCTCCACTGGAGGACTTGAACTTTTGGGAGGATGTGATGCAGATCTTATCTGAAAACCATGAACTGACATTTGTACATGAACGATTAAATCAAAAAGACTATGAACTGATAGACCGCCGGAGTGATTATTGTGACTATATTATGCTAAAGAAGGATCCGGAATATTCTGATAAAACTGCATCTTCAAAGGAAACAGGTAAGAGCTCTTCGGAAAGCAAAGGAGGGACACTTCCTACTCAAATGTTGATGTCAAGAAAAGAATATTTAAAAGGGGCTCAAAAGCAACCAGACAAAAAGGGCCTAAATGCTAAATGTCAGTCTTTAATAAGGGATTTGATTCATAAAATTATTCATGAAACTGAGAAAATAACAAAGAATTCACCAGTTGGAAGACGGGGCTACAATGATAGTTACATTCAAGAGATAACAGACTGTGTTAAAAAGTCTGTACAGCAACATCAATCAGAGAGCCAAAGTCACATATTGAAAAAGGAGTTTACCATAGATCTCAGTCTTCGTGTGTGTGAAAATGCAAGACATGAGTTTACTGAGCTCCACAAAGAATTCAGAGAATCGAATGACCCAAGACTTTATCTTAAGAAGCAAAAAACTCAGTATTGCAATGTCTTCATGAACTTCTACAGAGGAGCGACAGCAACCATCCAGAGTGAACTCATCTGCAGCAATCTTGAACCATCCATTCTACAAGCAGTTTACAATGAAAGTGCTATTAGTTTGGCAGCACATATGAGGTCAGACATAGAAGCATTATGTGAGAACAGACCAAATCTGGAAAAACACATTCTGAAATACCTTGCAGAAAGGGAGGACTTCAAGCATTACATGAAATATATTCATAATCCCAGAGCGTACTTTAAACAATTCATAAAATTTGAAGTTAAAAGATACTTcagcaaacaaaaccaaaacattttaaatattttcaaggaaaatctaaaacaaaaagaGCAGATTGTAAGTAATGCGATGAAAGCAGCTACAGTGAAGGTCAAGAGTAAGAGTGGAGATGGCAATATGTGGTTCAGATGCTTCACCACAAAACTAACAGATGAGCTGAAATTCACAGGGAACTCATGTGTGGATCTCAGTGAAATTAAAGATTTGGATTTTCTTGAGAAGCTTTTAAGTGACTGTCTAAAGGAGAAGATGATAAACCTTCAAAACAGTTTAAGAAGCATTGATGACATAAAAATGGAAAATTGCAGAAAAGGACCAGATGAGATTTTGATTGAGCACTTCTGTCAGTGCTGCTGGGTTCAGTGTCCTTTCTGTAAAGCCATCTGCACCAACACAATGGAAGACCATCCTGGAGATCACAGCGTTTCTTTACACCGCAATATTGGTCTGAGTGGCTGGTCTTACAGAAGAACAACAAACTTGGCTGTTGAAATCTGCACAACAGCAGTTGCTAGTAATCGATATTTTTCTCCAAATTCTGCAGATGATGCAGTCCCCTGGAAAGAATACAGAAAAGGAGGTTTCAATTATGCTAATTGGAGCATCACACCTGACTTCTGTGATCTGCTCTACTGGAAATGGTTTGTGTGCAGATTCCAGAAAGATCTAGAAAGGTACTACAATAAAACATTTGAGGAAGATGGTGAGATTCCAGATGAATGGAAATTGTACACAAAAGAGGAAGCTCTAGAGAGTTTGGAAAAATACATGGAAAAGTAA